The Nonlabens sp. Hel1_33_55 genome contains the following window.
ACTAATGGCAACAATGGCTATAATTCATTGTGGCAAAAAGCTAAATCGATGTTTTATCTATAAATCTAACGGCTGGATTTCGGCGGAATAATCCTGCGGATGATTCCACAACGAAATCATATCCGAGACCGTTAGCAATAATTTAACCACGAATGCGAATACACTCAATAGATAGATTATCTGAACAAATTAAAAATTCAAAAAGCAAAGAGTATTTTGAAGAAGTAATACGGTCTTATTATTCAAATAATTATCGTTCAGCAATAGTAATGTTGTACTCTATCGTAATTTGTGACTTAGTGTTCAAATTGCAAGAATTAAAAGACCAGTTCAATGACAATAGTGCAAAAAATATCCTTGAAGAAATTGAGGATTTACAAAAACGAAATCCAACATCATCACATTGGGAAACTAAACTAATTGAATTAATAAAAGAGCAAACAAATATACTTGAACACGCTGATTTTGAAAATATTTTACACCTTCAAAAACATAGACATCTATGCGCTCATCCAGTAATGTTACAGAATTACAAGTTATATAGTCCTAATCAGGAAACAGTAAGAAGTCACGTAATAAATATTCTTGAAGGTCTATTAACAAAACCAGCATTATTATCGAAGAAAATATTCAATGAATTTTTATCAAATTTAGCTGAAATTAAAGAGATTTTAATTACCGAAAAAGATATTGAAACTCATTTAAAGTCTAAATACTTCGAGAATTTAAATCCAACCATTGAGAGAGAAATTTTTCGTTCATTATGGAAAATTGTCTTTAAAATGGACAATGTAGAATGCAATGAAAATAGAGAAATAAACTATAAAGCTTTGGACATAATTCTTCAGAGAAATTATGATACTTTAATAAATTATATAAAAGACGAAAGTCAGTATTTCAGTAACAATTTAAATTTAGACTTTTTTGATTTTATTTTAAAGTTTATAAATAACAATCCAAAAGTTTTAGATAGTCTAAATGAAAGTTCAAAAACTTTGATTGAAAATAAAATTAACCAAGATGAAAATTATATTTTTTTAGCTTGGTATCTGAACGATTCCCTAACTAAACATTTGACATTTTTAAAGAGTAAAGACGATTATGATTTTAATTTAGCGATTAACACTAATACAATTGTTCTACTTTTTAACACTTTCAAAAAACAAGGACTATTCAGCCAAGGAAAAGAACTTGTAATAATGATGTATGGAAATAGTAAAAGCTTTGACCAAGCCGATTCAAGGTTTGACAATCTTATTCAACCATTATTACCTCAATTTACATTGCTTGAACTTACTGAATTGATTAAATGCATACACGAAAATGGACAAGTACACGGAAGAAGATATGCTAAATGGAGTAATCGTCTTATTAAAGAAAAATTAGATGATTTAAACCCTAATTTTGATTTAAGCCAGTATAACTATTTTGAGACATAAAAACTATTGCTAACACCGTATATAATTTATTGCTAGTTCTAGCCTACTTACGAAAATCCTCGCGGATTTTCTATTCGGTTTTTATTTGCTAAATTAGGTGCTTAAACCACGCAACAAACCATATACAACAACGTTCAGGCCAATTGCCTGCGGCCGTAGCTTTTTGTCTTCCTCTCGTTCGCTCTCTCACTCGTCGGAGACAGGATGAAAATCGGATTGTGATCCAGTCTATACCATAAAAATCAATTGACCGAAATCTATCCGATAGCGTAAAGCCAAAACTTGGTAAAATCCAATTTTCAAGATTCCCGATCTACTCTTATGTCTTCCTCTCGCTCCTACCTCGCTCGTCGGAGACAGAAACGGCAAAGGTGTGAAACGCCTTAAGCAAGAATTGGTTTGTACCTGGAACAACCACGCTGCCACAGACAACTGGCATGAACAATGTATAAAGCGCATCAGGTATGCATTCCTCTCGCTGCGCTCGTCGGATGCAGGATGCTACTCGTGAGGCAATAATTCAATGACATTGCATATCTTCATCAATCTAAAACAATTTAAGGCAAGGTAACAGCCAAATGAAGGGGAACGCCTCACACGCATTATACCTTTGCCGTTACCTATAATACGAAAAATGAAAATCGGAACTAAAATATTAATCCTTTTCTTGACTTTAAATTTTCTTTCTTGCAAAGGAATTGCTCAAGAAACGGAAACTAAAAAACCGACAACTGAAATTGATTTTTCAGACAAGGAAAAAAGTTCTATTCCGAAACCAATTGGAATTATAAATGATTACGGACAAATTTTTACGGAATCACAACGAACTGAATTATCGAAAATTCTTTACGATTACGATATTGAAACGACAAGACAAATTATTGTGGTTACAGTTGACAGCATAAAACCATATAACGATATCCAAAAATTCGCAACGGATTTAGGACAAACTTGGGGAGTTGGAACGACTGAAAAAAATAACGGATTGACAATAGTTGTGTGTAATCCTTGCAGACAAATCGGAATTGCAACTGGAACTGGAACTGAATTGATTTTGACTGACGAAGTTTGTAAAAAAGTAATTGACGAAAAAATAATACCTGAATTTAAAAACGAAGAATTTTATATCGGAATTAAAAAAGGCGTGATAGAATTAATAGAAAAGTGGAAATAAGTACTGTTGGCAACAACGTATATAGCTCATAGCTAGTAAGTTGATTAATAGAAGTTAAGGTATATTTGCTAGTCCGCCAAATTTTTTAATTTGGCTTATTGAGAAAAAAGATAATAAGAAAAATCAAAAAATTCGGCTCGTGCTTCATCCGAATGGTTTGCGACTGTTTTCAGACCTTCTATTCTTATACCAGACCGTTGTAAACTATGCGAAATATAAAATTATACATAATAGTATCTTTTCTATCACTATCGTCGTGTGATGTAGTTACAGGAGAAGATGGAATTGTAATTGACAATATAACAGAAGAACGTATTTCTGGCGTACTAGTAAAATTACAAGTAGACAACGGACATTACGAAGAGGACACTACTGATGAAGCTGGATATTTTAATGTAGTTGAGGTGGAAAATTGTGGAATTGTTCCTTGTCCTGATGACTTCACAATTACACTTGAAAAAAACGGCTATCAAACTCTAATTATTAATGAGGCATATTATAACTCTGAACTTGCTGAATGGGTTAATGAAAGTATGAAAGACAGTCTCATAGTGAGATTAGTGCGGAATTAGCACAGATTACAACAACGAATAAAAAAAATAGGACAATTAGTACTTAACCGAACGGTTCGGGCACATTTGCAAGGTCACCAAACTTTTAAAATTGACCTCTTGAGAAGAAAATCAATGAGACAATCCATACTTATAGCAATTTTCTTAGTTATCATAGGTTGTAAAAAAGAAACCAAGTCCGCTGAGGAAAAATTAGAACCTACAACCGAACTGCAAAAGAAACTCAGGACAACTGATTTACCGATTGAAGTAATCCAGGCTAATGTTACTTATTTGAGCAGTCCCATATTAGCTGACAATGCTTCCCAATTGCGATATGAATTGAATATTGCGAACAATTACAGAATACCTTTCACTTTAAGAAAAGTTGAGATATACGATTTGCAAAATAACGATACCCCAATAGCTGAGTTTGGTTCAGTTTATATTGACGAGAATTTTGACAGACCTGGAAACGATGATATCGATGATTTGAAGCTTCTATCTGGAAATGAATTTGGTGTTTTAAATCTCAATCTAGTATTCAAACCAGAAAAAGCAATTCCTGAAAAGATATTTCACAAACTCTACTTTGAAAGAACTAAAAGTAGTGGCGAAACAGTGACACATCCTATGGAAGTTGCAGTAATAAGCATTCCAGAAACAAACAAATTCACTTTAGGTTTACCTTTCAATAAAAAAGGGAAATGGCTCTACGAGGCTGAAAGTCATCAAGGCGCCAGATTTTTAACCGAAGGTCGAGTGAATTATCCGCAAAGGTTTGCAATAGATTGGACACTCATTGATGACAGCGGTATTTTTGCCAAAAAAGATATCAAACAGAACAAAAATTGGGAAACTTATGGAATAGAGCTAATCGCTGTAGCAGATGGAAAAGTTGTCGGGATAAAAGATGAAATTATAGAAAACGAACCATTATCAGATGAAATGGCTGTGAGAATAACTCGGGAAACGATCGGTGGTAACTATGTTATTTTAGATATTGGAAACGGAATTTATGCTTTCTACGGTCATTTGATCCCGAATAGTCTCAGGGTAAAAATTGGTGATACCGTTCATAAAGGACAAATAATAGGACTATTAGGCAATAGCGGAAATTCAGACGCACCACATGTACATTTCCATTTAGAAAGTAAAAGCAACACCTTTTTTGGCGGA
Protein-coding sequences here:
- a CDS encoding TPM domain-containing protein, which gives rise to MKIGTKILILFLTLNFLSCKGIAQETETKKPTTEIDFSDKEKSSIPKPIGIINDYGQIFTESQRTELSKILYDYDIETTRQIIVVTVDSIKPYNDIQKFATDLGQTWGVGTTEKNNGLTIVVCNPCRQIGIATGTGTELILTDEVCKKVIDEKIIPEFKNEEFYIGIKKGVIELIEKWK
- a CDS encoding M23 family metallopeptidase codes for the protein MRRKSMRQSILIAIFLVIIGCKKETKSAEEKLEPTTELQKKLRTTDLPIEVIQANVTYLSSPILADNASQLRYELNIANNYRIPFTLRKVEIYDLQNNDTPIAEFGSVYIDENFDRPGNDDIDDLKLLSGNEFGVLNLNLVFKPEKAIPEKIFHKLYFERTKSSGETVTHPMEVAVISIPETNKFTLGLPFNKKGKWLYEAESHQGARFLTEGRVNYPQRFAIDWTLIDDSGIFAKKDIKQNKNWETYGIELIAVADGKVVGIKDEIIENEPLSDEMAVRITRETIGGNYVILDIGNGIYAFYGHLIPNSLRVKIGDTVHKGQIIGLLGNSGNSDAPHVHFHLESKSNTFFGGEGIPYHLDNFTQLQNYSEQEIADLFDSNYVSLDNLNPVNKTNELPMGFGLIEVD